In Bombus terrestris chromosome 6, iyBomTerr1.2, whole genome shotgun sequence, a single window of DNA contains:
- the LOC100647499 gene encoding transmembrane protein 131 isoform X1, which produces MTELKVLYCIFLLTFFELTSQIRPSLHGHNNAFVQDDNDVQYLLDNIPMSMHKDFTNTVQGAGDTTSDEDKTQDSLSYVYFKPHVLDFKERQLGIPHQETVILFNSDQNKTIHLLSISGNTRHFHSSFFRNKVIPPLGNTTFDVIFLGREEGDIDIHLFIHTADGTVKYQVKGISVSSPYRLRPVVDVKLPLNATFTPLIYMHNPHSEALQVLEVYSSGGEFQLELPSGEAEGSRELWEIPPYQTKPIIRLHFNAYTEKNHTAYIRLKVNNTSEVLVVTVEVEVKSEAGLHWGGSSGVINLGMGGSLQPPIQYPIALKNSAKKPIKVMNIISTPVSKALKLHFEQAVIPGDTDIPIAIGTLIYDWKTGLESQHFKGKLVIKAIGPGGSSQKLTIPWVAQALQGGLEVNASITHYCSLQSNQTRNFSVVNKFKLPLAITNVTMSSHIKALFTIKNFIPRVIKPEQKVNIFSLQLEKDRKTDNVKMESSILIHSNVSVTEVPLLSYDGKVRKIVPEERESDEGTMNFGTVGSGTENEAIFALENQNPINIDLHGWGVNMPGAVLELMGCQKGPADLLDKELHNITVCSHTGNQYIKPGHLAIFKIKVKTPMVEEDTIVGDVFVRTTYERFILPVYMRVAYGRISLKKLIFTDCFPGSICVQQVKVYSTFIKPMQVTRIAPVNKDNRIKYIPLEEASMPVITKGENYIGSVRIEPSVACKHNCYLGLSLDSNAGKQWLNTLALPSNTRNSDLNLLNIKYTRFLNLTGSRSWDNITMRLDTTEVRGHKFYLNIKPHWPSLLTGVANSKDKVALMFPLTQIGNTSYRTLKVYNPSITPVIVQLVMDWNYPQGTRLYHSLPTKFKFTCADCGSTVAEEFKLEESIVNRETFEKEWNITVASRSIPLYLKPSELRTVQVSYTPFSQSLSSAFLYIRNNMTILEVLRVIGQGANAQFRFGNRKPGSTTPLLFELAEKHLKDCERERFKRSLVPNLTVKRSFMARNTGELPIEIYDFYINGLRCEGYGFKVLNCTPFKLIPNAAKKVEIAFTPDFTLSQIERKLLISTSLGSDSDIENGTVILNLLATLPPHSLEACTAALWRPSWEYTVRWAAISLSLILLICVLAISFLEADRILRGALANFSKESSVQPPLDLRLLSHMPVHTAQDSTSLKEKLINEEKQKMAKKEETYPDWALMNVKKYKDKDNMQKGLKIPDWSADEERRFKLDTESKDMLTFKRCEESNLDNSNVISNITLGVKKRNSKKQNNVQEVQTDNSVAETAFSDIQGTQEKKYPINTLTKTSPVTNRKGKSNQTTNVKTETKLVDHEVQVDTTGLLNNTRTNKLDSKRKQTAVGNSNNNHVSFKKFEQNSNQRNIHLSEEETSSTTTESSVQDDPPLCKNFDQPCGKSDKLQRKSATKKTKPQSIVSVPCVDYRDNYEGDCDDDEYDKERHNNPNRWKTNTRSTMKHHIHTTRTVESSFKLPRQNKNPPRKDKGSQKRRVIDKGHVKVATLNGSTNQREDATRALGAVSAPLPPPPSCWGENRARFSDVVARNQESISSFSDLNKLHKTQTTTHNMSMVFNNDTKDVDYTKQQSSQELIHSTKEYRMVSKSPSFCFQSVEKEKPLSQDSLKMQNNLQHSNSYFINAFTEPLFERELVPYDDLPETDEPLMELESPEEDTRCQLWEDNNPMLKLFSDSTTGFQLDSPKSSEKLPMLTDTLKDSWVTVESNWQPLYTRTAVGEERSGVWGTNTGGVWAASPWGAAAPSLVSQLSSLQTESDTQERSDFDPFRSLSTIWTPSSSESWKKKHED; this is translated from the exons CCTTCGTACAGGATGACAATGATGTTCAATACCTTTTGGACAACATACCTATGTCTATGCATAAG gatTTTACTAATACAGTACAGGGGGCTGG GGACACGACATCAGACGAAGATAAAACACAAGATTCATTGTCTTATGTTTATTTCAAACCACATGTTTTGGACTTTAAAGAGAG ACAACTTGGTATACCCCACCAAGAAACTGTGATCTTGTTTAATAGTGATCAGAACAAAACAATCCACCTTTTATCAATTTCTGGAAATACACGTCATTTCCATTCATCATTCTTTCGAAACAAA GTAATTCCACCATTGGGGAATACAACATTTGATGTTATCTTTCTTGGCCGAGAAGAAGGTGATATTGATATACATCTTTTTATACATACAGCGGATGGAACTGTGAAATATCAA GTGAAAGGAATAAGTGTCAGTAGTCCATATCGACTCAGACCTGTAGTGGATGTTAAATTACCTTTAAATGCAACATTTACTCCACTTATATACATGCACAATCCACACTCAGAAGCTTTACAA gTATTAGAGGTATATAGTAGTGGTGGAGAATTTCAACTAGAATTACCATCAGGAGAAGCAGAAGGTTCACGTGAACTATGGGAAATTCCACCATATCAGACAAAGCCTATCATAAGATTACATTTTAATGCTTACACAGAAAAAAATCATACTGCATACATTAG ACTTAAAGTAAATAATACTTCAGAAGTACTTGTTGTAACAGTTGAAGTTGAAGTTAAAAGTGAGGCTGGTCTTCATTGGGGTGGAAGTTCTGGAGTAATCAATTTAGGTATGGGTGGCTCACTGCAACCTCCCATCCAATACCCTATTGCTTTGAAAAATTCGGCAAAAAAACCAATAAAAGTTatg aaTATAATTAGTACGCCAGTTTCTAAAGCATTAAAACTTCATTTCGAGCAGGCGGTAATTCCTGGAGATACCGATATACCGATTGCCATAGGAACATTAATTTATGACT gGAAGACTGGTTTAGAATCACAACATTTTAAGGGCAAATTAGTGATAAAAGCCATAGGTCCTGGTGGTTCTAGTCAAAAACTAACAATTCCATGGGTAGCACAAGCTCTACAGGGTGGACTAGAAGTAAACGCATCAATTACGCATTATTGTTCTCTCCAATCTAATCAAACACGAAATTTTAGCGTTGTTAATAAGTTTAAATTACCATTAGCTATTACAAATGTCACAATGTCATCGCATATAAAGGCACTTTTTACA ataaaaaattttattccaagaGTAATAAAACCAGAGCAAaaagttaatatattttctttacaaCTCGAAAAAGATAGGAAAACTGATAATGTGAAGATGGAATCGTCAATTTTAATTCATTCAAACGTTTCTGTAACTGAAGTTCCATTGCTAAGTTATGATGGAAAAGTAAGGAAAATTGTTcctgaagaaagagaaagtgaCGAAGGCACGATGAATTTTGGCACAGTAGGAAGTGGAACTGAAAATGAAGCTATTTTTGCTTTGGAGAATCAAAATCCAATTAATATAGATTTACATGGTTGGGGTGTTAACATGCCTGGTGCAGTATTGGAACTTATGGGTTGTCAAAAAGGTCCTGCTGATTTATTGGATAAAGAACTTCATAATATAACTGTATGCAGTCACACGGGTAAT cAATACATAAAACCTGGTCATTTagctatttttaaaattaaagtcAAAACTCCAATGGTTGAGGAAGATACAATTGTGGGTGATGTATTCGTTAGGACAACTTATGAAAGATTTATTTTACCAGTTTACATGCGAGTTGCATATGGaagaatttctttgaaaaaactTATTTTTACAGATTGTTTCCCT GGGTCAATTTGTGTACAGCAAGTAAAGGTATATTCAACATTCATTAAGCCTATGCAAGTAACTCGAATCGCACCAGTAAATAAAGATAACAGAATAAAATACATACCTTTAGAAGAAGCATCAATGCCTGTTAtaacaaaaggagaaaattacATTGGTTCAGTAAGAATTGAACCATCAGTGGCTTGTAAGCATAATTGTTATTTAGGCTTATCACTGGACAGCAATG CTGGTAAACAGTGGTTGAACACCTTGGCCCTACCTTCAAATACAAGAAACTctgatttaaatttattaaatatcaaatatacacGATTTCTTAATTTAACAGGCAGTCGTTCTTGGGACAATATTACGATGCGTTTAGATACAACAGAAGTTCGCGGgcacaaattttatttaaatataaaaccaCATTGGCCCAGTTTATTAACTGGTGTTGCTAATAGTAAAGATAAAGTCGCTTTGATGTTTCCTTTGACGCAAATTGGAAATACGTCCTATAGAACGCTCAAAGTGTACAATCCAAGTATCACTCCTGTAATAGTACAATTAGTTATGGATTGGAATTATCCACAAGGAACAAGACTTTATCATTCGTTACCTACTAA gTTTAAATTTACATGTGCAGACTGTGGATCTACAGTTGCAGAAGAATTCAAGTTAGAAGAAAGTATAGTAAATAGAGAAACGTTCGAGAAAGAATGGAACATTACAGTAGCATCACGATCTATTCCTTTGTATTTAAAACCTTCGGAATTGAGAACTGTACAAGTATCATACACACCTTTCTCACAATCTTTATCATctgcatttttatatattag GAATAACATGACTATTTTGGAAGTATTGCGTGTGATAGGTCAAGGAGCAAATGCACAGTTTAGATTTGGAAATCGAAAGCCAGGTTCTACTACGCCTTTACTATTCGAACTTGCGGAAAAACATCTTAAAGATTGTGAAC GAGAACGATTTAAACGGAGTCTGGTTCCAAATCTGACGGTTAAGAGATCCTTTATGGCAAGGAATACAGGAGAACTTCCTATAGAAATCTACGATTTTTATATTAACGGTTTACGATGCGAAGGGTATGGTTTCAAGGTATTGAACTGCACGCCGTTCAAATTGATCCCAAATGCTGCAAAAAAGGTGGAAATAGCATTTACGCCAGACTTCACCTTGTCACAAATCGAAAGGAAGCTCCTGATATCTACAAGTTTGGGTTCTGATAGTGATATCGAGAATGGTACGGTGATACTTAATTTACTCGCTACTCTTCCTCCGCATTCTTTGGAAGCTTGCACAGCGGCACTTTGGAGACCGTCATGGGAATACACTGTGCGATGGGCAGCTATTAGTCTTTcgttgatattattaatatgtgTTCTCGCTATTTCATTTCTTGAAGCGGATCGAATATTACGGGGAGCTTTAGCTAACTTCTCGAAAGAAAGTTCAGTTCAACCACCTCTAGATTTAAGGTTATTATCGCACATGCCTGTACACACAGCGCAAGATTCGACTTCtttgaaagagaaattaataaatgaggaaaaacagaaaatggcaaagaaggaagaaacgtaTCCAGATTGGGCACTGATGAACGTGAAAAAATATAAGGACAAAGATAACATGCAAAAAGGACTGAAAATTCCTGACTGGTCTGCGGATGAAGAACGCAGATTTAAGCTAGACACTGAATCGAAAGACATGTTGACATTTAAACGGTGCGAAGAATCGAATTTAGATAACAGTAACGTTATAAGCAATATTACGCTTGGTGTCAAGAAAAGGAATAGTAAAAAGCAAAACAATGTACAGGAAGTTCAAACGGATAATTCTGTGGCAGAGACCGCATTTTCTGATATCCAGGGAACTCAAGAAAAGAAATACCCTATAAATACGCTTACAAAGACAAGTCCTGTAACAAATAGGAAAGGAAAGTCTAATCAAACAACAAATGTTAAGACGGAAACGAAGCTGGTCGATCATGAAGTTCAAGTTGACACAACGGGACTTCTTAATAATACTCGAACTAACAAGCTAGATAGCAAAAGAAAACAAACTGCAGTTGGAAATAGCAATAACAATCACGTATCCTTTAAAAAATTTGAGCAGAATAGTAATCAACGGAACATTCATCTTTCGGAGGAAGAAACATCGTCTACAACAACAGAGAGTTCTGTTCAAGATGATCCACCACTTTGTAAG AATTTCGATCAACCTTGTGGAAAATCCGATAAGTTGCAAAGGAAATCTGCAACTAAAAAGACTAAACCTCAATCAATTGTTTCTGTGCCATGCGTAGATTATAGAGATAATTACGAAGGTGACTGTGACGACGATGAATATGATAAAGAAAGACACAATAATCCAAACAGATGGAAAACGAATACAAGATCTACTATGAAACACCATATTCATACAACCCGTACTGTTGAGTCATCCTTCAAGTTACCACGACAGAATAAAAATCCTCCTAGAAAGGATAAGGGATCCCAGAAACGTCGAGTCATCGATAAAGGACATGTAAAAG taGCAACATTAAATGGAAGTACTAACCAAAGAGAAGATGCAACACGTGCATTGGGAGCTGTTTCCGCTCCGTTACCTCCGCCGCCATCATGTTGGGGTGAAAATCGAGCTAGGTTTAGTGACGTCGTAGCACGAAATCAAGAGAGTATTTCGTCGTTTTCGGATTTAAATAAGTTACACAAAACTCAAACGACCACGCATAACATGTCAATGGTTTTCAATAACGACACCAAAGATGTAGATTATACTAAACAACAATCAAGTCAAGAATTAATACATAGTACGAAGGAATACAGAATGGTATCGAAATCTCCGTCTTTCTGCTTTCAATCTGTTGAGAAAGAGAAGCCACTTAGTCAAGATTctttgaaaatgcaaaataatttgCAACATTCAAATAGTTATTTCATAAATGCCTTCACAGAACCACTG TTTGAACGTGAATTGGTTCCATACGACGATCTTCCAGAAACCGATGAACCATTAATGGAATTAGAGAGTCCCGAGGAAGATACACGATGTCAGTTATGGGAAGATAATAATCCTATGCTTAAATTATTCTCTGATAGTACAACTGGATTTCAGTTGGATTCACCAAAATCCTCAGAGAAACTTCCAATGTTAACGGATACATTAAAGG ATAGCTGGGTAACAGTCGAGTCAAATTGGCAACCTTTATATACTAGAACAGCAGTAGGAGAAGAAAGAAGTGGTGTTTGGGGAACAAATACAGGAGGTGTATGGGCTGCAAGTCCATGGGGTGCAGCTGCACCATCTCTAGTTTCACAATTATCTTCATTACAAACAGAATCGGATACACAA GAAAGATCGGATTTCGATCCATTTCGTTCACTCAGTACAATATGGACACCATCATCCTCAGAGTCTTGGAAGAAAAAGCACGAAGACTAA
- the LOC100647499 gene encoding transmembrane protein 131 isoform X2 — translation MTELKVLYCIFLLTFFELTSQIRPSLHGHNNAFVQDDNDVQYLLDNIPMSMHKDFTNTVQGAGDTTSDEDKTQDSLSYVYFKPHVLDFKERQLGIPHQETVILFNSDQNKTIHLLSISGNTRHFHSSFFRNKVIPPLGNTTFDVIFLGREEGDIDIHLFIHTADGTVKYQVKGISVSSPYRLRPVVDVKLPLNATFTPLIYMHNPHSEALQVLEVYSSGGEFQLELPSGEAEGSRELWEIPPYQTKPIIRLHFNAYTEKNHTAYIRLKVNNTSEVLVVTVEVEVKSEAGLHWGGSSGVINLGMGGSLQPPIQYPIALKNSAKKPIKVMNIISTPVSKALKLHFEQAVIPGDTDIPIAIGTLIYDWKTGLESQHFKGKLVIKAIGPGGSSQKLTIPWVAQALQGGLEVNASITHYCSLQSNQTRNFSVVNKFKLPLAITNVTMSSHIKALFTIKNFIPRVIKPEQKVNIFSLQLEKDRKTDNVKMESSILIHSNVSVTEVPLLSYDGKVRKIVPEERESDEGTMNFGTVGSGTENEAIFALENQNPINIDLHGWGVNMPGAVLELMGCQKGPADLLDKELHNITVCSHTGNQYIKPGHLAIFKIKVKTPMVEEDTIVGDVFVRTTYERFILPVYMRVAYGRISLKKLIFTDCFPGSICVQQVKVYSTFIKPMQVTRIAPVNKDNRIKYIPLEEASMPVITKGENYIGSVRIEPSVACKHNCYLGLSLDSNAGKQWLNTLALPSNTRNSDLNLLNIKYTRFLNLTGSRSWDNITMRLDTTEVRGHKFYLNIKPHWPSLLTGVANSKDKVALMFPLTQIGNTSYRTLKVYNPSITPVIVQLVMDWNYPQGTRLYHSLPTKFKFTCADCGSTVAEEFKLEESIVNRETFEKEWNITVASRSIPLYLKPSELRTVQVSYTPFSQSLSSAFLYIRNNMTILEVLRVIGQGANAQFRFGNRKPGSTTPLLFELAEKHLKDCERERFKRSLVPNLTVKRSFMARNTGELPIEIYDFYINGLRCEGYGFKVLNCTPFKLIPNAAKKVEIAFTPDFTLSQIERKLLISTSLGSDSDIENGTVILNLLATLPPHSLEACTAALWRPSWEYTVRWAAISLSLILLICVLAISFLEADRILRGALANFSKESSVQPPLDLRLLSHMPVHTAQDSTSLKEKLINEEKQKMAKKEETYPDWALMNVKKYKDKDNMQKGLKIPDWSADEERRFKLDTESKDMLTFKRCEESNLDNSNVISNITLGVKKRNSKKQNNVQEVQTDNSVAETAFSDIQGTQEKKYPINTLTKTSPVTNRKGKSNQTTNVKTETKLVDHEVQVDTTGLLNNTRTNKLDSKRKQTAVGNSNNNHVSFKKFEQNSNQRNIHLSEEETSSTTTESSVQDDPPLCKNFDQPCGKSDKLQRKSATKKTKPQSIVSVPCVDYRDNYEGDCDDDEYDKERHNNPNRWKTNTRSTMKHHIHTTRTVESSFKLPRQNKNPPRKDKGSQKRRVIDKGHVKATLNGSTNQREDATRALGAVSAPLPPPPSCWGENRARFSDVVARNQESISSFSDLNKLHKTQTTTHNMSMVFNNDTKDVDYTKQQSSQELIHSTKEYRMVSKSPSFCFQSVEKEKPLSQDSLKMQNNLQHSNSYFINAFTEPLFERELVPYDDLPETDEPLMELESPEEDTRCQLWEDNNPMLKLFSDSTTGFQLDSPKSSEKLPMLTDTLKDSWVTVESNWQPLYTRTAVGEERSGVWGTNTGGVWAASPWGAAAPSLVSQLSSLQTESDTQERSDFDPFRSLSTIWTPSSSESWKKKHED, via the exons CCTTCGTACAGGATGACAATGATGTTCAATACCTTTTGGACAACATACCTATGTCTATGCATAAG gatTTTACTAATACAGTACAGGGGGCTGG GGACACGACATCAGACGAAGATAAAACACAAGATTCATTGTCTTATGTTTATTTCAAACCACATGTTTTGGACTTTAAAGAGAG ACAACTTGGTATACCCCACCAAGAAACTGTGATCTTGTTTAATAGTGATCAGAACAAAACAATCCACCTTTTATCAATTTCTGGAAATACACGTCATTTCCATTCATCATTCTTTCGAAACAAA GTAATTCCACCATTGGGGAATACAACATTTGATGTTATCTTTCTTGGCCGAGAAGAAGGTGATATTGATATACATCTTTTTATACATACAGCGGATGGAACTGTGAAATATCAA GTGAAAGGAATAAGTGTCAGTAGTCCATATCGACTCAGACCTGTAGTGGATGTTAAATTACCTTTAAATGCAACATTTACTCCACTTATATACATGCACAATCCACACTCAGAAGCTTTACAA gTATTAGAGGTATATAGTAGTGGTGGAGAATTTCAACTAGAATTACCATCAGGAGAAGCAGAAGGTTCACGTGAACTATGGGAAATTCCACCATATCAGACAAAGCCTATCATAAGATTACATTTTAATGCTTACACAGAAAAAAATCATACTGCATACATTAG ACTTAAAGTAAATAATACTTCAGAAGTACTTGTTGTAACAGTTGAAGTTGAAGTTAAAAGTGAGGCTGGTCTTCATTGGGGTGGAAGTTCTGGAGTAATCAATTTAGGTATGGGTGGCTCACTGCAACCTCCCATCCAATACCCTATTGCTTTGAAAAATTCGGCAAAAAAACCAATAAAAGTTatg aaTATAATTAGTACGCCAGTTTCTAAAGCATTAAAACTTCATTTCGAGCAGGCGGTAATTCCTGGAGATACCGATATACCGATTGCCATAGGAACATTAATTTATGACT gGAAGACTGGTTTAGAATCACAACATTTTAAGGGCAAATTAGTGATAAAAGCCATAGGTCCTGGTGGTTCTAGTCAAAAACTAACAATTCCATGGGTAGCACAAGCTCTACAGGGTGGACTAGAAGTAAACGCATCAATTACGCATTATTGTTCTCTCCAATCTAATCAAACACGAAATTTTAGCGTTGTTAATAAGTTTAAATTACCATTAGCTATTACAAATGTCACAATGTCATCGCATATAAAGGCACTTTTTACA ataaaaaattttattccaagaGTAATAAAACCAGAGCAAaaagttaatatattttctttacaaCTCGAAAAAGATAGGAAAACTGATAATGTGAAGATGGAATCGTCAATTTTAATTCATTCAAACGTTTCTGTAACTGAAGTTCCATTGCTAAGTTATGATGGAAAAGTAAGGAAAATTGTTcctgaagaaagagaaagtgaCGAAGGCACGATGAATTTTGGCACAGTAGGAAGTGGAACTGAAAATGAAGCTATTTTTGCTTTGGAGAATCAAAATCCAATTAATATAGATTTACATGGTTGGGGTGTTAACATGCCTGGTGCAGTATTGGAACTTATGGGTTGTCAAAAAGGTCCTGCTGATTTATTGGATAAAGAACTTCATAATATAACTGTATGCAGTCACACGGGTAAT cAATACATAAAACCTGGTCATTTagctatttttaaaattaaagtcAAAACTCCAATGGTTGAGGAAGATACAATTGTGGGTGATGTATTCGTTAGGACAACTTATGAAAGATTTATTTTACCAGTTTACATGCGAGTTGCATATGGaagaatttctttgaaaaaactTATTTTTACAGATTGTTTCCCT GGGTCAATTTGTGTACAGCAAGTAAAGGTATATTCAACATTCATTAAGCCTATGCAAGTAACTCGAATCGCACCAGTAAATAAAGATAACAGAATAAAATACATACCTTTAGAAGAAGCATCAATGCCTGTTAtaacaaaaggagaaaattacATTGGTTCAGTAAGAATTGAACCATCAGTGGCTTGTAAGCATAATTGTTATTTAGGCTTATCACTGGACAGCAATG CTGGTAAACAGTGGTTGAACACCTTGGCCCTACCTTCAAATACAAGAAACTctgatttaaatttattaaatatcaaatatacacGATTTCTTAATTTAACAGGCAGTCGTTCTTGGGACAATATTACGATGCGTTTAGATACAACAGAAGTTCGCGGgcacaaattttatttaaatataaaaccaCATTGGCCCAGTTTATTAACTGGTGTTGCTAATAGTAAAGATAAAGTCGCTTTGATGTTTCCTTTGACGCAAATTGGAAATACGTCCTATAGAACGCTCAAAGTGTACAATCCAAGTATCACTCCTGTAATAGTACAATTAGTTATGGATTGGAATTATCCACAAGGAACAAGACTTTATCATTCGTTACCTACTAA gTTTAAATTTACATGTGCAGACTGTGGATCTACAGTTGCAGAAGAATTCAAGTTAGAAGAAAGTATAGTAAATAGAGAAACGTTCGAGAAAGAATGGAACATTACAGTAGCATCACGATCTATTCCTTTGTATTTAAAACCTTCGGAATTGAGAACTGTACAAGTATCATACACACCTTTCTCACAATCTTTATCATctgcatttttatatattag GAATAACATGACTATTTTGGAAGTATTGCGTGTGATAGGTCAAGGAGCAAATGCACAGTTTAGATTTGGAAATCGAAAGCCAGGTTCTACTACGCCTTTACTATTCGAACTTGCGGAAAAACATCTTAAAGATTGTGAAC GAGAACGATTTAAACGGAGTCTGGTTCCAAATCTGACGGTTAAGAGATCCTTTATGGCAAGGAATACAGGAGAACTTCCTATAGAAATCTACGATTTTTATATTAACGGTTTACGATGCGAAGGGTATGGTTTCAAGGTATTGAACTGCACGCCGTTCAAATTGATCCCAAATGCTGCAAAAAAGGTGGAAATAGCATTTACGCCAGACTTCACCTTGTCACAAATCGAAAGGAAGCTCCTGATATCTACAAGTTTGGGTTCTGATAGTGATATCGAGAATGGTACGGTGATACTTAATTTACTCGCTACTCTTCCTCCGCATTCTTTGGAAGCTTGCACAGCGGCACTTTGGAGACCGTCATGGGAATACACTGTGCGATGGGCAGCTATTAGTCTTTcgttgatattattaatatgtgTTCTCGCTATTTCATTTCTTGAAGCGGATCGAATATTACGGGGAGCTTTAGCTAACTTCTCGAAAGAAAGTTCAGTTCAACCACCTCTAGATTTAAGGTTATTATCGCACATGCCTGTACACACAGCGCAAGATTCGACTTCtttgaaagagaaattaataaatgaggaaaaacagaaaatggcaaagaaggaagaaacgtaTCCAGATTGGGCACTGATGAACGTGAAAAAATATAAGGACAAAGATAACATGCAAAAAGGACTGAAAATTCCTGACTGGTCTGCGGATGAAGAACGCAGATTTAAGCTAGACACTGAATCGAAAGACATGTTGACATTTAAACGGTGCGAAGAATCGAATTTAGATAACAGTAACGTTATAAGCAATATTACGCTTGGTGTCAAGAAAAGGAATAGTAAAAAGCAAAACAATGTACAGGAAGTTCAAACGGATAATTCTGTGGCAGAGACCGCATTTTCTGATATCCAGGGAACTCAAGAAAAGAAATACCCTATAAATACGCTTACAAAGACAAGTCCTGTAACAAATAGGAAAGGAAAGTCTAATCAAACAACAAATGTTAAGACGGAAACGAAGCTGGTCGATCATGAAGTTCAAGTTGACACAACGGGACTTCTTAATAATACTCGAACTAACAAGCTAGATAGCAAAAGAAAACAAACTGCAGTTGGAAATAGCAATAACAATCACGTATCCTTTAAAAAATTTGAGCAGAATAGTAATCAACGGAACATTCATCTTTCGGAGGAAGAAACATCGTCTACAACAACAGAGAGTTCTGTTCAAGATGATCCACCACTTTGTAAG AATTTCGATCAACCTTGTGGAAAATCCGATAAGTTGCAAAGGAAATCTGCAACTAAAAAGACTAAACCTCAATCAATTGTTTCTGTGCCATGCGTAGATTATAGAGATAATTACGAAGGTGACTGTGACGACGATGAATATGATAAAGAAAGACACAATAATCCAAACAGATGGAAAACGAATACAAGATCTACTATGAAACACCATATTCATACAACCCGTACTGTTGAGTCATCCTTCAAGTTACCACGACAGAATAAAAATCCTCCTAGAAAGGATAAGGGATCCCAGAAACGTCGAGTCATCGATAAAGGACATGTAAAAG CAACATTAAATGGAAGTACTAACCAAAGAGAAGATGCAACACGTGCATTGGGAGCTGTTTCCGCTCCGTTACCTCCGCCGCCATCATGTTGGGGTGAAAATCGAGCTAGGTTTAGTGACGTCGTAGCACGAAATCAAGAGAGTATTTCGTCGTTTTCGGATTTAAATAAGTTACACAAAACTCAAACGACCACGCATAACATGTCAATGGTTTTCAATAACGACACCAAAGATGTAGATTATACTAAACAACAATCAAGTCAAGAATTAATACATAGTACGAAGGAATACAGAATGGTATCGAAATCTCCGTCTTTCTGCTTTCAATCTGTTGAGAAAGAGAAGCCACTTAGTCAAGATTctttgaaaatgcaaaataatttgCAACATTCAAATAGTTATTTCATAAATGCCTTCACAGAACCACTG TTTGAACGTGAATTGGTTCCATACGACGATCTTCCAGAAACCGATGAACCATTAATGGAATTAGAGAGTCCCGAGGAAGATACACGATGTCAGTTATGGGAAGATAATAATCCTATGCTTAAATTATTCTCTGATAGTACAACTGGATTTCAGTTGGATTCACCAAAATCCTCAGAGAAACTTCCAATGTTAACGGATACATTAAAGG ATAGCTGGGTAACAGTCGAGTCAAATTGGCAACCTTTATATACTAGAACAGCAGTAGGAGAAGAAAGAAGTGGTGTTTGGGGAACAAATACAGGAGGTGTATGGGCTGCAAGTCCATGGGGTGCAGCTGCACCATCTCTAGTTTCACAATTATCTTCATTACAAACAGAATCGGATACACAA GAAAGATCGGATTTCGATCCATTTCGTTCACTCAGTACAATATGGACACCATCATCCTCAGAGTCTTGGAAGAAAAAGCACGAAGACTAA